One window of the Methanomicrobia archaeon genome contains the following:
- a CDS encoding DNA primase large subunit PriL, producing MEEGALELELEEGVRLSFYPFLAAASSYVEASGVTLDDLLQSAAFERARVRGKERVREAIRSGTVSKPAIMHTAQAEMELLSYPFARILVSCIGNAHLVRRYALSEAKSAYNKLLEEAGTTTATDIIYEMAREFELHVDLSSVPQEHLQVHLPFVEYLRYTANLRDKRWKLVNRRMEQGQVSLRKSEFLRIIQEAIYERIKKDLPLEVPETLCDSIRKYTTDIEAELEERRKKFGDSGFESCAGFRVKDPSCFPPCITAILSNLRDGVNVPHTARFAVTAFLRNLGLTVDEIIAIYKNSPDFDEERTRYQVVHISGESGSTKYTAPSCGTMRTYGNCVDSDDLCEKIGHPLSYYKRRLQQKQKKEPKEEEKA from the coding sequence ATGGAGGAAGGAGCTTTAGAATTAGAGTTAGAAGAAGGAGTACGGTTGAGTTTTTATCCTTTTCTGGCTGCAGCATCGAGCTATGTAGAAGCGTCTGGCGTGACACTGGACGACTTACTACAATCGGCTGCGTTTGAACGTGCGCGAGTTCGCGGTAAAGAGCGAGTTCGCGAGGCGATACGAAGCGGCACGGTCAGCAAGCCCGCGATCATGCATACGGCACAGGCAGAGATGGAATTGCTGTCGTATCCCTTTGCCCGTATTCTGGTCTCCTGTATCGGCAATGCGCACCTCGTGCGGAGATATGCTTTGTCGGAGGCGAAATCGGCGTACAACAAGCTGTTAGAGGAGGCCGGCACCACTACGGCAACCGATATTATTTACGAAATGGCACGTGAGTTCGAGCTACACGTAGATCTGTCAAGCGTGCCGCAGGAGCACCTGCAGGTGCACCTGCCGTTCGTTGAGTACCTGCGGTACACGGCGAATCTCCGCGATAAACGCTGGAAGTTAGTGAATCGCAGAATGGAGCAGGGCCAGGTAAGCCTGAGGAAGAGCGAATTTCTCAGGATTATTCAGGAAGCGATCTACGAGCGCATAAAGAAGGATCTGCCGCTGGAGGTGCCCGAAACACTCTGCGACTCGATCCGGAAATACACTACGGATATAGAAGCGGAGCTGGAGGAGCGGCGCAAGAAGTTCGGCGACAGCGGGTTCGAGTCGTGTGCGGGCTTCCGGGTGAAGGATCCGAGCTGCTTCCCGCCCTGCATCACGGCGATTCTGAGCAATCTACGGGACGGCGTTAACGTGCCGCACACCGCACGATTCGCGGTGACGGCGTTTCTGCGTAATCTCGGGTTGACGGTGGACGAGATAATCGCGATTTACAAGAACTCGCCGGATTTCGACGAGGAACGAACACGGTACCAGGTGGTGCATATCTCAGGCGAATCGGGCAGTACCAAGTACACCGCGCCGTCCTGCGGGACCATGCGAACGTACGGAAACTGCGTTGATAGCGATGACCTCTGTGAGAAGATTGGTCATCCATTGAGTTATTACAAACGGAGGTTGCAGCAGAAGCAGAAAAAAGAACCGAAAGAAGAAGAGAAAGCATAA
- a CDS encoding queuosine precursor transporter — MIEFILIWIVLTLAGASIIAALGEKYGTGLTIGIFVGLVVMAQILANKIVLFGTFTLPAGVIVYATSFLVTDILCEFYGKKKALEAVWGGFLASILLVLAVKIAIAWPPAPFWTGQAAFQTTLQLTERIVLGSLVAYVVSQNWDVRVFHKLKEMTDGRHLWLRNNVSTMTSQALDTVIFITIAFYGVLPVVPMIIGQYIVKLLIAALDTPFIYGVRWARRTFSSAPL, encoded by the coding sequence ATGATCGAATTCATTTTGATATGGATCGTTTTGACGTTAGCAGGCGCGAGTATAATCGCGGCGCTCGGCGAGAAATACGGCACCGGCTTGACTATTGGGATCTTCGTGGGGCTGGTCGTCATGGCTCAAATTCTGGCGAACAAGATCGTACTATTCGGGACGTTCACCCTGCCGGCTGGAGTGATTGTATATGCAACGAGCTTTCTCGTAACGGACATTTTATGCGAGTTTTACGGTAAGAAGAAGGCGTTAGAAGCGGTTTGGGGCGGATTCCTCGCGTCGATTTTACTCGTGTTGGCGGTGAAAATAGCAATAGCGTGGCCGCCAGCACCTTTTTGGACCGGCCAAGCGGCGTTTCAGACCACTTTACAATTGACCGAGAGGATCGTTTTGGGCAGTCTGGTGGCCTACGTAGTCTCACAGAACTGGGACGTGCGCGTATTTCATAAACTCAAGGAGATGACTGATGGCAGACATCTCTGGCTGAGGAACAATGTCTCAACGATGACCTCGCAAGCCCTGGATACCGTGATCTTCATCACCATAGCGTTCTACGGCGTGCTGCCCGTCGTTCCAATGATCATCGGCCAGTACATCGTGAAATTACTCATCGCAGCGCTGGATACTCCGTTCATCTACGGCGTGCGGTGGGCACGGAGAACGTTTTCTTCTGCGCCGCTTTAA
- a CDS encoding DNA polymerase sliding clamp has protein sequence MFEAKIDAAVLRESIESITAVVDEGKLRITKEGFTLRAVDPANVAMISFDLQRDAFDDFRFEKEGDAEAIETGIDFVKLHDILGIGGREEVTLKLDEQVQKLFTTMGSLAYTVSLLDPASLRKEPKVPELEFPVQVTIELEEFRRTIRAAEKIGDHIVLGVDGEEFYMEVEGEMDKLRLGLRKEQLIHMTPGTLHSLYSLDYVAAMTKGMSHADNITLNLGKDYPLQVDFEVADGKGKVSYLLAPRIESE, from the coding sequence ATGTTTGAGGCTAAGATAGATGCAGCCGTATTAAGAGAGAGTATAGAGTCAATTACCGCGGTAGTGGATGAAGGAAAGTTACGAATAACGAAGGAAGGTTTTACACTTCGAGCTGTAGACCCCGCAAATGTGGCAATGATCTCGTTTGATTTGCAACGCGATGCTTTTGATGATTTTCGATTTGAGAAGGAGGGGGATGCGGAGGCTATAGAGACGGGCATTGACTTTGTTAAGCTACATGACATACTCGGAATCGGAGGTCGGGAAGAGGTCACTTTGAAATTGGACGAGCAGGTGCAGAAATTGTTCACGACGATGGGCAGCCTTGCGTATACCGTTTCCTTGCTCGATCCCGCTTCGTTACGGAAAGAGCCGAAGGTTCCGGAGCTTGAGTTCCCCGTGCAGGTAACTATCGAGCTGGAGGAATTCAGAAGGACGATACGGGCTGCGGAGAAGATCGGGGACCATATCGTGCTCGGCGTTGACGGCGAGGAGTTCTACATGGAGGTCGAGGGCGAGATGGACAAGCTGCGATTAGGCTTGAGAAAGGAGCAGTTGATTCATATGACTCCGGGGACGCTCCATTCGCTGTATTCGCTGGACTACGTTGCGGCAATGACCAAGGGCATGAGCCATGCGGACAACATAACGCTCAACCTTGGCAAGGATTATCCGTTACAGGTCGATTTTGAGGTGGCAGACGGCAAGGGTAAGGTCAGTTATCTGCTAGCGCCACGGATCGAGTCTGAGTAA
- a CDS encoding pyridoxal phosphate-dependent aminotransferase, with the protein MTLTDFVLSDYGNASSTPSPVNQMMAAFAADFRPDKDINLGVGYVNERTIPHDRIEEALHAVLAAPEKYKVPLNYGGSQGSQNLIESIERFHVEHGIGGLTQEIVARNEIIIGPNGATSILEGIAQVLQPGIVITSDPMYYIYCHFLERQGFDVVTVPEDENGIRIDILREKLDALGPRRTELAFFYVVTINNPTSTILSNARRAELVRIVTDVSVEQGRKIPLFFDKAYESLVHDPAVPPLESGFLYDTAGLVYEIGTLSKILAPALRIGYMMGNDGPFLQALIQKTSDVGFSAPLITQEIASYLLDHHVQGQIAAVNQGYRQKARAVKGWIDECLGDGIVACSGGKAGFYFYLTFDDIQTTEDSAFFKYLSRTTGDVAIDGPEEDKNPRVIYVPGEFCVHPRGDLVEVGKRQLRLSYGFEELDRIHEAIRVMREAAAYARRKSQVFTPL; encoded by the coding sequence ATGACACTCACGGATTTCGTCCTATCGGACTACGGGAACGCATCGAGCACACCATCGCCGGTAAATCAGATGATGGCAGCATTTGCCGCGGACTTCCGGCCCGATAAGGATATCAATTTGGGCGTCGGCTATGTGAACGAGAGAACGATCCCGCACGACCGCATTGAAGAGGCTCTGCACGCGGTACTTGCAGCTCCCGAGAAATACAAAGTCCCACTCAATTACGGCGGCTCACAGGGCTCTCAGAATCTGATCGAGTCGATCGAGCGGTTCCACGTAGAACACGGTATCGGCGGGCTCACACAGGAGATAGTGGCTCGTAACGAGATTATCATTGGGCCGAACGGGGCAACGAGCATCCTCGAAGGAATTGCGCAGGTCTTACAGCCAGGAATCGTCATCACCTCCGACCCGATGTACTATATCTATTGCCATTTCCTCGAACGGCAAGGATTTGATGTGGTAACGGTACCCGAAGATGAGAACGGAATACGCATCGATATCTTGCGCGAGAAACTCGACGCATTGGGCCCCCGGAGAACTGAGCTTGCGTTCTTTTACGTCGTGACCATCAACAACCCGACGAGTACGATCCTCTCGAACGCCCGAAGAGCGGAATTAGTGCGGATTGTGACCGACGTATCTGTGGAGCAGGGCAGAAAAATCCCGCTATTCTTCGATAAGGCCTACGAGAGTCTGGTGCATGACCCGGCCGTGCCGCCACTGGAATCCGGCTTCCTGTACGATACTGCGGGCCTCGTCTATGAGATCGGAACGTTGTCGAAGATACTCGCACCAGCCTTGCGAATTGGCTACATGATGGGCAACGACGGGCCGTTCTTACAGGCGTTGATACAAAAGACGAGCGATGTCGGATTCAGCGCTCCGTTGATCACCCAGGAGATTGCGAGTTACCTCCTGGACCATCACGTCCAGGGCCAAATAGCGGCGGTGAATCAGGGCTACCGGCAAAAAGCACGGGCAGTCAAAGGCTGGATAGACGAGTGCTTAGGCGATGGTATAGTAGCATGCAGCGGCGGCAAAGCGGGTTTCTACTTCTATTTAACCTTTGATGATATTCAAACAACAGAAGATTCCGCGTTCTTTAAATACCTCTCACGAACGACAGGCGACGTGGCTATCGACGGGCCTGAAGAGGATAAGAATCCGCGCGTGATCTATGTGCCGGGTGAATTTTGTGTGCATCCACGCGGTGATCTCGTTGAAGTTGGCAAACGTCAGTTGCGACTATCGTACGGCTTTGAAGAGCTCGATCGTATTCATGAAGCGATTAGAGTGATGCGGGAAGCGGCAGCGTACGCGCGACGCAAGTCTCAGGTATTCACGCCGCTGTGA
- a CDS encoding DUF4177 domain-containing protein yields the protein MKEYNYRVEFFPIGELRVGTGVDKAKLEETLNAYAANGWRLRETALCGELGFICVFEKKEEKG from the coding sequence ATGAAAGAGTATAACTACAGAGTGGAGTTCTTCCCGATAGGGGAGTTAAGAGTCGGAACAGGGGTAGATAAAGCGAAGCTCGAAGAGACTTTGAATGCGTATGCAGCAAACGGCTGGCGGTTGCGCGAGACCGCGTTATGCGGTGAGTTGGGGTTCATTTGCGTTTTTGAAAAGAAAGAAGAGAAGGGGTAA